From the Pseudomonadota bacterium genome, the window TTCCTCCTTGCCAGCCGGTTCTCCCCATTCAATTTCGTTGATTTCATAGTTTTCAGGAATATTTGCAACGAGGTCCTTAAGGGCATAGCGTCCACGTATCTTTCTCGCTGGTTTGACAATCATAACTCCTCCTTTAACGCTAATATCCACATCATCGCCTACACAAAGATTTGCATCTTCGAGCAGATTTTTTGCAAGTCGAAGCCCCTGACTATTTCCCCATTTTTGAATTTTTGTAAGCATTTTAATACCTCCTGATGTATAGCCTAAGTATAGCCGTTTTGATCTGGAGGTCAATAATTATTTTTAGGGCCAACCTTTTAAGTATCACATAAATATTATTTTAAATTTTTGATTTCTTCTGCTTCCGACAATCCTTCAATAATTTGTTTTACAGAATTATTCATTGCCATTTGTGCAACATTAGCGCATATACTTCTTGCTGAAAAACCGGATAAAATCCCTTTGCTTGATTGTGTATCTCCAGTAGCAGTTTGCGCAAATATTTTTTCTCCCTCATTGTTATATACGTCTATATGGTAAATAATAGTCGCGGTATATGGATTATATGCAGGATATGGAATTACTGGATCAAATTTCACAATTGATGGCTTTATGATAAGATCAATATTCTTATCAGTAGTTATTGAGTCAACTTCCACAACATTTTTAAACACTAAAGGAATATTATTCTTGAAAATTTCGTAAGTCTGCTGTCCAATAGGGTAAGACATCTTGTCAAGCGGACTCGTTGCTTTCACAAAAATAAACTCTTTAACTTCCTGTGGTACAAAAAGCCCGGCAGTATATGGATGTTGATTAATGCCCGATGAATCAAGTTTGGGGGGTGGGTTCATCTTTAATGGTAGCGTACATCCGGTTAAGATAAATATCAGAATTCCAGTCAATATAGTATTTTTCAATTTCATAATCTGTTTCCTTTCCATCTTTTGCTATAATTTAGTTTTGGCTTATGCCGTCAAGAAGATCAGTAATTATATTTTTGACTGTATCTGGTTCCTCAAAGGGTATCCGTCCCCATAATCCCTTGTTTATCCAAAGTATTTCGCCGTTGCTGCAATTGATCAAAGCTGCATTTAAATTAGTTCCTTCTGCAAAGTTCGGCGTATAAATATTATACACAAAAAATGAATCCCCCCTTGAAAGCGCCCGGCTATATCCTCCTGCATAACTTGAAGCTGTTCCCGCTGCCGTTATACCGATTTTTCCCACTACCATACCAGCTGTTTCAAGATTTTGCTTGCCTGTTATCAATAGTATTACTTCTGTTTTATATATATCCCCAAGCTTGCGTGCAGCTTTGCGGCTACTTTTTGTTTCAAGAAATGGAGGTTGTGCAAAATATTTCAGCCTGATCGGATCAAGCATTTCCATTGCAGATCGAACATCTCTCCAAAGAGAGCGTAAAAGTGGCTTGTCAATATCAGATGATTGAACGGTGATCACTTCATACTTTCCTGAAACATAATTACATATTCCTTTTATTAGTTCTTCTTGTGCAATTGTAGATTTTTCTTCTGAGAATTTTTCATTGCTAAAGCCCCTTTGAATTATTTTAATATCAGGTCTTGCTAAAAGGATGCGATTTATTTCAGGTAAAGCATAATCACTAATATATTTCCCGTTCTTATCTTTAATTTTTTCAAGATTGATAGAGATCTTTCCTGTCTCAGGAAGAACTTTTTCAACATAAGGAGCGTACCCCCTTCTTTCAATTTCAAGCCAAAGTTGCCCCGTTTTCCCAAAATCAAAGGTTTTTTCAAAAGGAGTAGTTCCGGCTATTTGTCTGATTTGTACAAAAGATACATCACTAGTTTCATGAACGGATACAATCGCATCTGATGGTGTGGTATCGACCTTCAGAAAATGCTTATTCGCCGTGGTGCAACCTGCCAGATAAAATATGCCCAAGAAAAATACAAAGATAAATCTTTTCATTAAGATATCCTTTCATAAATTTATTGTTCCATCATAGAAGTATATTAAGTGCTACTTTAACTTGAAGTGCAAACCTGGTAGTACAAGTTTCTACTTCCGGGTTTTGATAGTTTGCAATATTTAAAAAAACAAAAGCCCCGTGCTTCAATGGGCTGAAGATCGGGGCTTAATTGTATCCTGTCATATTAAATCCTTTCGAGGGTATAAAATAATAAAATGAAATATCGGATTATTTTTTCCAGAAAATAAAAAAGATTGTGTAATGAACAATTTTACAAGAATTTTGCTAACACTCTGCCTAAATTAAGTCAATAAAATATTAGAGCAAAAGTGGTAAGCTCAGGATTTATGCCCTTAGCAAATGATTGGACCGAAAAAGTATAATTCTCCTTTTAATTCTTATTATATGCATATTATGGCAGGAATCATCGGCGCTCATCAGTGCGTAAGAATAAGCGCATTTGACAGCTTTTCCCAACTTTATGGGTTTCTTATTTTTACTTTACCTTCGTATGACCAATCATTATGTCCGGCATCAATGATTACAAGCTTTGCTCCCGGAACGGATGCTGCAAGTACTTTTGCATGCTGTACCGGAATAACGGCATCTTCTTTAGCACCAAAAATATCGATTGGACCTTTATAACTTGAAAGTGCTTCCATATTGTTCCAGTTATCCTTTAATATCAACCAGACAAGAAAAGATGGGAAATGCTCTTTGGCAACTAAAGAAAGTTTATCAAAAGGAACGATCAACACTAATTTATCCTTCCAGCACCTCGCGTAGCTTCCCCCCTAAATCCTTCAACGAGAACGGCTTCTGGAGGAAACACTCGCCTTCGTCCAGAACCCCGTGGTGTGCGATAATATTGGCTGTGTAGCCGGACATGAACAGGCATTTCAGGTTTGGGCGTAAGGATAAGAGTTTCCTGGCCAGATCGCGGCCGTTCATCTCGGGCATGATCACGTCAGTCAAGAGCAGGTCGATCCGGCCCGAGTGTTCCATGGCCCGGCGGATGGCCTCGCCCGGGGAACTCGCCACCAGCACGGTATACCCCTGACTTTCGAGCATGATCGTGGTCATTTTCAAGATCGCCGGTTCGTCTTCCACGAGCAATATGGTTTCTTGGCCGCGCACCGCCGCCGAAACCGGAACCTGTGCCGGCAGGGGCTTAGTATCGGCTGCGTGCCGCGGCAGGTAGATATTGAAGGTCGTTCCTTGGCCCGGCTCGCTGTAAATGTTGATGAATCCGTTGTTCTGTTTGACGATGCCATACACGGTGGCCAGACCCAGGCCGGTTCCCCTGCCCATTTCCTTGGTCGTGAAGAAAGGCTCGAAGAGGAGCAAGAGTGTCTCGGAGTCCATGCCACAGCCGTCGTCACTCACGGTCAGAGTCACGTATTCACCCGGAGTGAAACCCGCCTGCTGGGCGCAGTATTCCTCGTCCAAGTCGGTGTTGCGTGTCTCTACGCTGATCTTGCCAACACCCGCGATGGCGTCCCTGGCGTTGATGCAAAGGTTGGCCAGCATCTGATCGATCTGTGTGGGATCCATCTTGACCGGCCAGAGGCCCTGACCGGGTTTCCAGTCCAGAGCGATATTTTCTCCGATGAGCCGTCGCAGCATTTTT encodes:
- a CDS encoding AbrB/MazE/SpoVT family DNA-binding domain-containing protein, which encodes MLTKIQKWGNSQGLRLAKNLLEDANLCVGDDVDISVKGGVMIVKPARKIRGRYALKDLVANIPENYEINEIEWGEPAGKEEW
- a CDS encoding response regulator, with the protein product MTNQDNHPKDAADLRQKAETLAREQTTRMSEDSADLSPGEIRKTLHELRVHQIELEMQNEELRTAQAVIEAGRARYFDLYDLAPVGYCTLSEQGLILEANLTAANLLGKARGALIKQPISRFILKDDQDIYYRHRKNLFETGEPQECELRLVKSDGAHFWAHLAGTAAQAEDGAPVCRVVLSDTTERKLAEEKNEKLQVRLTQAQKIESLGRLAGGVAHDFNNMLGVILGHVELALDRIGPAEPLHADLEEIRKAAQRSADLTRQLLTFARKQIIAPKALDLNDTVEGILKMLRRLIGENIALDWKPGQGLWPVKMDPTQIDQMLANLCINARDAIAGVGKISVETRNTDLDEEYCAQQAGFTPGEYVTLTVSDDGCGMDSETLLLLFEPFFTTKEMGRGTGLGLATVYGIVKQNNGFINIYSEPGQGTTFNIYLPRHAADTKPLPAQVPVSAAVRGQETILLVEDEPAILKMTTIMLESQGYTVLVASSPGEAIRRAMEHSGRIDLLLTDVIMPEMNGRDLARKLLSLRPNLKCLFMSGYTANIIAHHGVLDEGECFLQKPFSLKDLGGKLREVLEG